From one Bacteroides intestinalis DSM 17393 genomic stretch:
- a CDS encoding ISAon1 family transposase N-terminal region protein, translating to MELNGYRLLLPEGTLDYFDLVDVKESLNEVVIYLEEKNQTPEKYAGQETEGKFFYEPVIVQDFPLRGKKVFLNLLLRRWILKSSNEYISRNWRMVAQGTRLTHDFASFLKELY from the coding sequence ATGGAGCTAAATGGTTATCGCCTTCTTCTTCCTGAAGGCACTTTGGATTACTTTGATCTTGTTGATGTGAAAGAAAGCTTGAATGAGGTTGTCATTTACCTTGAGGAGAAGAATCAGACTCCCGAGAAGTATGCCGGTCAAGAAACAGAGGGCAAGTTTTTTTATGAGCCTGTCATTGTTCAAGACTTTCCTCTTCGTGGCAAGAAAGTCTTTTTGAACCTTCTTCTTCGTCGTTGGATTTTGAAGAGCAGCAATGAGTATATTTCCCGCAACTGGCGTATGGTGGCTCAGGGTACTCGTTTGACGCACGACTTTGCGTCTTTTTTAAAAGAACTATATTGA